From the genome of Malus sylvestris chromosome 6, drMalSylv7.2, whole genome shotgun sequence, one region includes:
- the LOC126627320 gene encoding trihelix transcription factor ASR3-like, translating into MALESMNHEAASPRPDQAGKQQTLNGSSEDKTKITRHPRWTRHETFVLIEGKRVVENAVQRGRRSTSALGAENFEPKWDLVSSYCRQRGMSRLPVQCRKRWSNLLVDFKKIRNWEAQIEREAGSFWVMRNDARRERRLPGFFDREVYNVLDGKEVTATEACPLALFMPGQTDAMDGDGTEEAAAEEEEEEEEGPEKDLHGGRDDMAEDGLCSDFEESGQDKTAKKSKNKNIMQDSPTKTVTTPMPNSGAVKEKRSLGSKTSGENIYQEKWKQRRVSTDESEHSNNIDQLVKVLERNSNMLSAQLEAHNINCHLEREQRKEQNNSILAALGKVTDVLARIADKL; encoded by the exons ATGGCATTGGAGTCTATGAATCATGAAGCTGCCAGTCCTAGACCTGACCAAGCTGGCAAGCAGCAAACGCTGAACGGGAGCAGCGAAGACAAAACGAAGATCACGAGGCACCCTCGATGGACCAGACACGAGACCTTTGTCCTCATAGAGGGCAAGAGGGTCGTGGAGAATGCGGTCCAGAGGGGGCGGCGATCTACTTCAGCATTGGGGGCAGAAAATTTCGAACCCAAGTGGGATTTGGTCTCATCTTACTGCAGGCAGCGCGGCATGAGCAGATTGCCTGTTCAGTGCAGGAAAAGATGGAGCAATCTGCTTGTGGATTTTAAGAAAATCAGGAACTGGGAGGCACAGATAGAGCGAGAGGCCGGGTCTTTTTGGGTGATGAGGAATGATGCGAGGAGGGAGAGGAGGCTGCCTGGGTTCTTTGATCGGGAGGTTTACAATGTGTTGGATGGAAAGGAAGTGACTGCAACGGAAGCCTGTCCACTGGCATTGTTTATGCCGGGGCAAACAGATGCGATGGATGGTGATGGAACAGAGGAGGCGGCTgcagaggaagaggaggaggaggaggaaggacCTGAGAAAGATTTACATGGCGGTCGAGATGATATGGCAGAAGATGGATTATGTTCAGATTTTGAGGAGTCTGGGCAAGACAAGACAGCCAAGAAATCGAAGAACAAAAACATTATGCAAGACAGTCCAACAAAAACAGTCACAACTCCAATGCCTAATTCAG GTGCGGTAAAGGAGAAACGAAGTCTAGGCTCAAAGACTTCCGGAGAAAATATTTATCAGGAGAAATGGAAGCAGAGGCGGGTGTCGACAGATGAAAGCGAACACAGCAACAACATCGACCAGCTGGTCAAAGTTCTGGAAAGGAACAGCAACATGCTGAGTGCGCAACTTGAAGCTCATAACATAAATTGCCATTTGGAAAGGGAACAAAGGAAGGAGCAAAACAACAGCATACTCGCTGCTCTCGGCAAGGTCACAGATGTTCTAGCAAGAATTGCTGACAAACTATGA